GCGGATTTGTCATTCCCCCGGTGATGGGCTGGTTCGTTGAAGTTCAGGGTGATGCCGGATACGCCAATGGATTTTTGGTGTTCGTCGTACTTTCGATTATTTCACTCGGACTTGTCTTTCTCCTGAAGCGAACGGAGGCCGGCGCAGATGCGTAACGGTTTTCTTCTCCGCAGTATCGGTATCGGCGTCCTGTTGCTCCTGATTGCCGGCGGTGTACTCTATCTGCAGCAAACAAACATCAACCGTCCGGGAAATCACCAGGGATATTCGCCGAAGCAGCCCATTGATTTTTCCCATCAGATGCACGCCGGCGAACTGGAGATTTCCTGTAACTATTGCCATACCAGTGTGGAAAAAAGCCAGACAGCGGAAATTCCGGCGACCAGCACCTGTATGAACTGTCACAAGTTCGTAAGCGCGCCGTGGGATTCGGTCAAACTGGAAGAACAGCGCGCCGAAGAAGAGGAACGCGATCCAAACCTCATCGTCTCTGCGGAGATCCGAAAAATTTATGAGTCTGCAGGATTTGATCCGCAATCTATGGAGTATTCCAATACGGATGATGCCCAGTCGATACGATGGACGAAGGTGCACAATCTGCCGGATTTTGTGGCATTCGAGCATCGGCGGCACGTGACCGCCGGTGTGGATTGCCAGCAGTGCCATGGCGACGTGGCGGCCATGGAGCGGGTGGAACAGGCGAAATCGCTCTCCATGGGATGGTGCGTGAACTGTCACCGGGACGTGAATAATGACCTCGTTTCCGGACTGGAAAAACGATACGCCTCAACGGATTGTGGTGCCTGCCACTACTAATAATTTGGCAGGATTAACAGGATGGACAGGATTAAAAAACACGAATAAAAACCTTAAATAAAAACGAATAGATATAAATAAAAGGAAACTCTTAGGACAGAAGAAACTCATAATGAATTATCATTTCGTATCAACCTTTCTTGGGGTGGTGGGGAAATCCAGTGAATCCTGTAAATCCTGTCTGAGGTTTTTGAATGGATAAACAGCATATACAGGATAAAACCAACAAGAATGACAAACCGCGAATAGACGCAAATGAACACGAATAAAAGAGCAGACATCATTTATGATAGAACGACAGTTTTTACTACCAGTTTTTTGTGGGGAATGGGGGGATTAATCCAGTGAATCCTGTCCGGGTTTTTTGACAGGATTCATAGGATATACAGGATAAAATCAAAAAGAATGGCGACAGCGAAGAAACGCGAATAAAAGAAAATCCTTATGACAGAAGAAATTCAAAAATGAATCATGGCTCTTTATTCACATTTTCGTTTTCGAACGGGTAGGGAACAATCCAGTCAATCCCGTAAATCTTGGCAAAGAGAGGTTTTTTTAGGAATGATAGGACAGGATTAACAGGATTGTCAGGATAAAAAAACGGCTAGTATTAAAATTGACTAAAAATAATAGATCACATTAAACGCTTTGATTAACACTGCAAATAAATACCAATGAATTCAAACGAGATTATAACTAAGTATCAACAGTTAAAATACAATAATTACGGCAAGATTTTTGGAAGTTTCCTGGTGTTTAAATCCAGTCAATCCCGTAAATCCTGTCAAAAAGATGAGTTTTAAATGAAGTCTGAAAAACAATACTGGCGGGGATTCGAGGAGCGGGACGAGACCGAGGAATATCTGGAGAAGGCGCAGACTGAATTCCCGGAGCCTCCGAAAAAATTCACCGGCAAATCCGGCGTTACCCGGCGATCCTTTCTGAAGGCGGCGGGTTTTACAATCGCCGGTTCTGTGCTGACAGCCTGCTCCCGCGGCCCGGTGAAAAAGGCGATCCCATATCTGAACAAGCCGGAGGAAGTGACACCCGGAAAGGCGTTCTGGTACGCCTCCACCTGCCACGGATGCAGCGCCAGGTGCGGGGTATTGGTGAAAAACCGGGACGGTCGTCCAATCAAACTCGAAGGCAATCCGCAACACCCGCTTTCGCAGGGAGGGCTCTGTGCTGTTGGACAGGCATCGGTGCTGGATCTGTATGACTCCCAGCGAATCAGCCAGCCGGAGATCGATGGAAAACCGACGACCTGGAATGATGTCGACAGCAGAGTCCGGGTGGCGTTATCAGAAAGAACCGGCAAGACAGTGCTGCTCACCGGGACGGTTACCAGTCCGACTACACGTGCTGTCATAAATGAATTCACTGAAGAATATCCGAATTTTTCGCACATCGAATACGACCCGGTATCGTACGAGGGGATCCTGGAGGCACATCAAGAACTGTACGGAAGACGCGTCCTGCCACGCTATCAATTCGAAAAAGCCCAAATGATTTTGAGTCTGGACGCCGACTTCCTCGGCACCTGGATTTCGCCGGTGGAGTACTCCAAAGGATACTCGAAGAACCGGACGCCTGATCCGGAGCATCCGGAGATGTCGTACCACGTGCAGGTGGAGAGCCGGATGTCCCTGACCGGCAGCAACGCCGACCTGCGGATTCCGCTGTCGCCTCAGGAGATTTACCGGTTGACGGCAAACCTGGCGAATACCGTTGCGAAAAAAGCCGGGCGATCAGCGCGATTCGGCAGTCACGAGCTCCCAATAGACAAAAACGATTTTAAGGAGTTAGTTGCCCGGCTCTGGGAGCATCGCGGCGAGAGTCTGGTGGTGAGCGGGAGTAACGATGTTAGCGTTCAGAAGGCTGTCGCATTTATTAATGAAGTGTTGGGTAACGTCGGAACCACAGTAGATATTGCAAATCCGTCGTACCAAAAGCGCGGAAATTCTGAGGCAGTTCAATCACTTTTAACTGATATGCAGTCCGGCGAAGTCGGCACTTTAATCATCTCTGGCGTAAATCCTGTATATGATCTTTCAAATGGAGAAGATTTCGGCTCGGCACTTGAAAAAGTCGAACTCACGATCGGACTCAACGACCAGCGGGATGAAACTATGGAAGCGGTTTCGGTGCACTGTCCCACGCCGCACTTTTTGGAATCCTGGCATGACAGTAAGCCGGTGGATGGTATTTTCTCAATAACACAGCCGAACATTCAAAAATTGGGCGATACACGTACATTAAGAGAATCGCTCTCTGCATGGATTGGTAAGCCCGCCGACAACTACACGCTGATACGTAATCGCTGGGAAAAGGAAGTATTTGCGCAGAGCGGATCCAAAGAAAATTTCCAGACCTTCTGGGATTATGCCGTTCACGACGGCTATGTGGATTTATCAGATACACCTTCGACGCAACCAAGGTTTGACGCAGGAGCATTGGAGCCTGTCCCGAAAATTGAAGAATCATCCGGATTGACGCTGCTATCGTATCAAAAATCCGGAATGCTGGATGGAAGTC
This Candidatus Neomarinimicrobiota bacterium DNA region includes the following protein-coding sequences:
- a CDS encoding cytochrome c family protein, with amino-acid sequence MRNGFLLRSIGIGVLLLLIAGGVLYLQQTNINRPGNHQGYSPKQPIDFSHQMHAGELEISCNYCHTSVEKSQTAEIPATSTCMNCHKFVSAPWDSVKLEEQRAEEEERDPNLIVSAEIRKIYESAGFDPQSMEYSNTDDAQSIRWTKVHNLPDFVAFEHRRHVTAGVDCQQCHGDVAAMERVEQAKSLSMGWCVNCHRDVNNDLVSGLEKRYASTDCGACHY
- a CDS encoding TAT-variant-translocated molybdopterin oxidoreductase produces the protein MKSEKQYWRGFEERDETEEYLEKAQTEFPEPPKKFTGKSGVTRRSFLKAAGFTIAGSVLTACSRGPVKKAIPYLNKPEEVTPGKAFWYASTCHGCSARCGVLVKNRDGRPIKLEGNPQHPLSQGGLCAVGQASVLDLYDSQRISQPEIDGKPTTWNDVDSRVRVALSERTGKTVLLTGTVTSPTTRAVINEFTEEYPNFSHIEYDPVSYEGILEAHQELYGRRVLPRYQFEKAQMILSLDADFLGTWISPVEYSKGYSKNRTPDPEHPEMSYHVQVESRMSLTGSNADLRIPLSPQEIYRLTANLANTVAKKAGRSARFGSHELPIDKNDFKELVARLWEHRGESLVVSGSNDVSVQKAVAFINEVLGNVGTTVDIANPSYQKRGNSEAVQSLLTDMQSGEVGTLIISGVNPVYDLSNGEDFGSALEKVELTIGLNDQRDETMEAVSVHCPTPHFLESWHDSKPVDGIFSITQPNIQKLGDTRTLRESLSAWIGKPADNYTLIRNRWEKEVFAQSGSKENFQTFWDYAVHDGYVDLSDTPSTQPRFDAGALEPVPKIEESSGLTLLSYQKSGMLDGSHAHNPWLQEMPDPISKVTWDNYASIAPETSKQLNIETGDILRLKTGDGSVELPALVQPGQHPSVIAIALGYGRNITKRFHGVGPEWIQAKPTVEKGETVGERITHLFPADSDFMVEVEIEMTGASTELAQTQTHHTLDIPEKFGGADRQMVRESTLSEFAEHPTHESGHSQEDLQL